From Bombina bombina isolate aBomBom1 chromosome 1, aBomBom1.pri, whole genome shotgun sequence:
aaaaatgtctttaaccccttaaacacCCTTtagattgaaagaaaaaaaatcctgtgtACTAATCTTTAAAATGACACAGTGACTTGTAATAGGTAGAGTAGTAGAGAGTGTCTGTTTTACTTTTATGGGTCAAGTGTTACAGTATCTTAATGCACCTCCCGCTGActctaaatgaaaaataatattttcctaGATACAGCTGTGTTTGTGAGTAAACAGGCCCCCATGGCGATAAatttcttttaaaattgtatttttgcactttattatgggggggggggtgtactttTTTCATACAACTTTTACACTGTAATTAATTGTGCACATTGTAGAGATCTTTTATTGAGAAATGTTACATCTCTTGTTTAGGTGTCCGGAAGAGTCAAGGAAACATATCATTAAGTGTTACCTTTTGTTGGACGGTCTCGTCTCTGTGGTGTGGTTCTGGAATAAACTTTATACTAACAGGAAGTGATGTCATTACCATCACCGACTTGAAGGATGCCATGGTCCCTGGCCTAGCAGCTTTTACCCTGGGTCTGCTTATTATAGGAATTGTGGGGATTATTCATAATGAAGCTGTTATTGCTTTGATGGCAATTGCTCTTTCTCTTTCTGCTATTCACGAAATTGCAATGTTTTATAACAGTAGTTTTGGTTCTTCTGCTATTGCATGCAACTATCTTATAGTAACTTTAATTGGGGCATACTTTGTTGTAGGACGCGTATTCTATATTGTCAGTAAGACACAAGTTAACCTACCTGGTACAGGTATAGCAAAGGGCAAAGCGACCAAGCAAACTGTGACCAAAGgcacaaataaaaaagaatgcGCAATCACTTGCTTGATCCTAAACATGGTAGCCGCAAGTGTCTTTGGTTGCAAACTACTAGGCATAACATCTGTTCTGTTTGTTGGGCAAGTGTCCTGGCTTTGGACAGCTGGTGTGTACCAGACTGGGCTATGTATCTTGTCTTATCGTTCTTACAGCATGTTAGATGCTacagtatttgcatttttttccattctgcGTTTTGCTGAAGGTTATTCACTATtatatagaaatttaaacattgaCCAACCAAATTTCCCTCTTCCATTTTTCGTAGTCTTTGCAGTTCTTTTTTTCATTCTGTCACTTTTTTCAAGCATAAAAAGCTTAATAGATTCtatgtatttgttgttttttgttgcatATTGCATTGCATTGGCATGTAGCCCCCAGGCATTTTTTCATCAAGGGTCCCAAGGAGTTAATATTGCAATTTATGTGGCATCTGGCATTGTGATGCTCATTAAATTATACAACATAAAATCATCTAAAAAAATTCCAACTGGGAAGGGTGTGATTAAGAAACTATTTagacaaaataacttttttaaactcCGTCAAGAAAAAGATTTGTACAACCCCTTTCTTGGGACTTCAAAATATATTGATGCTGAAGTACTTGCTCACGCCTGCAGTGTTCTTGCTGCCTTTGCAATTACAATGCCAGGTGACCCCGGGACACCTCTGATGACAGTCATCCTGCCATGGGTTGTAGTCGCTGGAGGGATTTATAATCTTATTTGTGGGTCTATAGCTTTCTCACGTGGCAAGACCCTTGAGAGTTGTGCTTTCACACTTTACGGAATAATGTGGATAATCTGGGGCATTACAAGGTATGGGGGTCTTTATGGATCCAATAGGGGGTTTAATACAGCTGTAGGTATCATTTGCTTCATGCTTTTTAATACTTTCATTATCTTCAGCACACTTTTCACATCTAAAGCATGGTTTATTTATTCTCTAACCTTCCAGCTTATTCTCATCAGCTTTCTGCTTGATGCTGTtaatgctcttccatttggctatGACATTGGTGTCACAATCATTTTTGGTTTAGCCAGCTTCTACTGCTTTCTAGCCACATTATTTAACAGCTTTTTTGAAGGTCCCCAAATTCCTGTTGGCAGTGCCTTTATCAAAATAAGTGGTGTTTCCAATGACAAATCCAAGTGCCCTCATCTGATTTCTTCTAGAACAAGCTCAGTCCGTCAGATTGCAGGTGAGGTTCCGTACATGAAACATATACTATTCAGCTGTAAATAGaaaatactaaaattatattaaacatgCTTGTGGATATTGTTATAAAAACTAATTTATATGTAATTCTtcaaaaaatagaatttttaattgTTATATCAATGTGATATAACAATGACTAAAACATACAGTATAATTTAACATTATAAGCTGGAAAATATTTAGCAAATTAAAGATATATTTTATACACGTAGtgcaattagtatatactgtatttttacttgggaaaaatgaaatatttaaaatagCTATTGTATTCACTTTTATATTGTTGTGATATTTTCAGAAATAATGAAGAACGGAGGCATTTGTGGTATTCCAACTGATACAGTATATGTACTTGTTGCGGCGTGTAATCAGCCAGATGCCGTTGAAAAGGCTTACAAGTAAgtatgattattaaaaatatataattgataaTGATTTTAATATGATTTCTATGAAGAAAGGTATTAGCTATATTAATttctgaagaaaaaataaattttgtttcaAAAGTGAGTGCAACCATAAAATAACtggaattcaatttttttttaattttttttttgggcattcccagttattatactgtatattatattaatGATTAgatcaatatttttatataaagaaatcaaattgcaccaaagttaagtgtaagacaattttttaagattttttttttgcagtccAATGATGCTATCAAATATCAGTAAATGCATTATTTTATTGAGGCAATCAGTCAAAATTTAGCATGTTACATGGTTAACAACCTGCAgcgtactttattattatttttttttaatttttcattaggGATTTAATATGAAGTTATGATATCTCTCAAACTGTTTATGAAAACACAATTGTGTGCtttattaatgcattttttattttctcttaccCAAGAACAAAGCGCCAGGCCCAGGATCGCCCAATGTCCCTGTGGATTTCCAGTCTTCAGCAGCTGGAAGCGGCTAAACATTTATTTAGTCCTCTTCTGTGGGACTTCATGCAAGCTGCTTGGCCTTCTTCCATTAGCTTGGTTATCCCAAGAGGTGATTACAGACATTCTTTAGTATTATTATGAAACTGTCTTTCCATTGTAGTTATAAGAACTCTATTAAGCCAATAGCAATATTTGTTCTTTTTCCTATATGCTGATGTTCCTGCCATTACATTTCTTTATATCTAATCCATTCCAACATCTGTTCTTGTTCTTCTTTTTTGTCTTCTTCTTATCCCCAATGTCCCCTTCCCTGTGCATGCACAGCACTTGCTTACAGTACATCTCGCTTGTGTCAACTGACCTATCTATTAATCAGTCCTATGTTTcaatataaactaaataaatattactagtgCTAGTTTTCATACAACCTTTTAACTTACAGGAGAATGGTTGGATGTTTTGGGTGCTAAGGACTCTTCAAAATATATAGGTACTCCTCAAAGCATCGCCATCAGGATCCCAGACTGTGCAGTGACCACTCATTTAATAGACATGGTGAGATGACTGCTTGTATCTTTTTCATTTGCGGCCTCCTCTGATAAAAACCATCTTTTTACTTATCCCATGTttggacatgatttttttttattacaggtggGACCCATTGCAGTTACATCAGCAAACCCATCTGGTGAGGCAGACACAACGCACCACAATCAAGTCTATGCCAAGCTAGGAGACAAGGTAAAATGCACATTATCTAACACTGAATTTAATATTACCTAATACACTGGTTATAATAAAAATAGCTAAACAACCCAAATCATTATTTGATGGTAGGTCGATGGCGTACTGTGTGATGGGGCCTCTCCAGAAAACATTGCTTCTACTGTTGTGGACTGCACAAAACTTGAAAGTGGAAACGTTGGGTTTTTTAGGGTTGGCATTGTCCCTAAATCACAGGTAATATATGAAGAGAATACATGccttgtatttttaaaagtttccagttccttgccccctgtatcatgtgacaataaAGAATcagaactctctctctctctctctctctctctctctctctctctctctctctatatatatatatatatatatatatatatatatataaacagaaaagaAAACCAATGGGCCATTATCCTTTTTGTTCTGTGGCTTATTTATTAGACCATCAAAAAGAGTGAAATACAAACGTCTGTATTGCAGCATGCCTTGAATTGACGCATTTTGCGCAtgccacagatatatatatatatatatatatatatatatatatatatatatatacacacacaaacacacactgataaATCTTGcatatgcttagtaggagctgtagtctctaaaagtgtgcatataaaaagacaatttgataaaagtaaactggatgtctttttttaattcaatggcatgctttatcagaatcatgaaagttttttattttcattttagtgtCCTTCTAATAAATtggtgtgtatattgtgtatatattttgcaTGTAAGCTTTATACTATTTGTTAGATGCAAGGAAAATGGCATggcttacatgtttttttttacctgtgcaTAAATATGACATTACAAAATTAACAAGGATTAGAGAAgtacaataaaattattagaagaaaattgggtttgCTTTATAAGGAAAATCTATTAAAActacatatatagtataaaaaatTATTGAGAAAACACACCCTTAATTTGAACACAtgaagattttaaaataaaaatgaagagctaaaaaaaactttttactcaAAAATTATTCTATCCTCCATTTGAAAGGACAGCATTAAGCACACTAACATTTTTATTGCCCGAATAACTATGAAGTAAAAGTTCTTTAAATTTAATCAAACATACCAGTATCAGCTATGGTcttcctaataatgctcactgATTTATAGGTACTTTCTGCActtatcaaccaatgaatattaacaggaagtacccattaaccaatgaacattagtaggaagcacGTTTCAGCTAATGTTCATTGacaggaagtacacaactgatacagctgtattagtttcaatttaaatttgtACAGCTTTaactttactattatttttttttaacagaaaacaaACAATCAAAAAATTTCAGATGTTTAGATACAGTTTCTTCATATGgataacaatgtccctttaaattatttttttattttatttatattataaatatttacaagTTTTTTCCCCTTCATTTTTAGGTTCTAAATATATTGCAAcaagttcaacagaagcataaacTGGGTTATGATAATGATGCCTTTACAGCTGATGAGATCCCTGGACAATCAAATGCGTCAAGTGACAAACAAAACCCTATATTAAATAAAGACTCTGAAGACAGCGGACACAAAGCCTATGTAAATAATGGTTTCACAATGCACGATGAAGAAACAAAGCCATGATTTTTGTATAGAAACTGCTGTAAAAAGGAATTACTTTCATTGTACATAATTATTCTATTTATATGTGCACTTTAATTCTTGAcaaaatgttatatgtatttatatttgtatctatttattattaatacaatttaataaggaattaaacagttttataaaaTTTCTGTCAATCGTTATTGCTAACACAATTGTGGTGTAGTGTTCGCGCAGTGAACACTACGTGattttaaagtcccctttatttgttgtacTATTAAATCCTAGCGttccacaaacgctaggatttactatcactttaatctgCTGTTTCTAAATATAAAATTATCAGGAAAATGACATGATGTGCaggctgaaaaaaacaaaaaacaaaaaattaaattacagaCATATTTTATTTGGTCATTCATAAAACATACTATTACAATGTAATAGGTAAACCACAGACTTGCCTATACTTCCAACAATAAAGAATAGGGAAACATTTCtgatatatttacatattaaacCGTGATAGATTACTCAGATTGTGCTATGGCCACAAATTTAGCACTCTAAAGAGGCAGTGTTTCTAATAGTGTGTGTAGTAATGTTATATAATGTTGCAAATATTGCTGTCTGGAGTAGTGTTCTACAAAcgttttccccaagacccagtgcaataatACCATGTCTTCACGACCCTATTTTaaggcttggtctgaaaatttctgaagtgatatacaacaagatagctgcaatgtttggcaaagtgactaaaatgtgtgcgtattttattcctgattgtagtcaaacttgaaggTTTTGCAAAAGGTAATAGCATACACACCACCCATAATCTCAcacaacacatactctcatacaacacacattctcatacaaaacACCCACACACCCCACActtgctctcatacaacacacacacactctttagaaaacacattctcatataacacacacacacactacacccactctcctacaacacacacaaaagTTGTGACCTAGAAAGCATGGTGTTTCGACCCAGTAATGGGTTCAGACCCATAGTTTGAATAACTCTGAATAACCCTGGTCTAGAgagcttaaagtaatggtaaacgtcTTCAAAGCGGTGGCCAAGTCATCTGTACATTTAATAATTCTCAAAGCTGAAGCAGAAAAGTTAATTAAAACCAATTTATTttatctctgattttttttttgtatgtaagcAGAAGCCCTCCACCCCATCTATACTGTCTTTTTTCTAAAAGTCACAAGGAGGGTGGTAGGGCCATCATTCTTAATAAATGTTGTAGCTCCCGGCCTCTGCtacagaaaagagaaaaaaaggcagtataGAAGGGGCGGCCGGCTGCTACTGACATAAcagaaaattgttaaaataaatcgGCTTTAATTAACTTTTCTGCTTCAGTTCTGAGACTCATTAAATGTACAGATGACGTTCTTTAATATTTTGGCCGCTGCCTTGAATAAgttcaccatcactttaagatacGTGCATGTGTCACTTTtgattggttctcttggtatcctttgttactctttaacaaaggatacctagagaaccaaccacatttgataatagaagtaaattggaaagttatttaaaaattatattatctgatccatgaaagtttaatttggctttactgtccctttaagttgaaactGGGCACCAACTAAAATACACCTTGATCGACCCAGCCAAACCCAGATAGCCGCAGACCACACAGTCACACTCACTGCAAACTTTTATGCCACCCTTGGCTCACTGAGACTCCAAACCAGGAAAAACTGGCAGATCTGTCATAGCAGCAATACTAATGTATTCTTAGGAATTGCAACAACATCCATTGTCATTGTTACAACAGCTTCAAACCACAAAGATGCCATgttggtctcttttttttttttttttacacatgcaATGACCTCTCCTGCTCTCTGACCAACTGCTGTGTCTCAGTACAGCTTAGTCAAAAGCCCCCAAAACATAAAACAGCTGCAATAAGGACCCTCAGATCAACAGAGGTGGTAAGGAAAGTACTAAATGTAGAGGAGAAAGTAGGTGCTTGCATTGAAAGGAAGGGGGAAATTtgggatataaaataaaaagacacGGTCAGGATGTAGCAGCATTTTCTAATAAGTCAGCATGTATTAATTAAAGCAGAATAAAGTAAATGAGTTTGACAAAAGGGGATCTTAAGATAATGCCAaccaaaatgtttgttttttaaaaagaaagataatccctttattacccattccccagttttgcataaccaacactgttatagaaatacactttttacctatgtaattatcttgtatctaagcctctgcaaactgcctactctgcacccatctttagcttgttatctattactattcccaaatccctttcctcctctgtttggctaagtctagtcccatttaaataatagattgtctccttatttttacttccaaaaggtagaaccttgcattttccagtttaaaatttcattttctatttacctgcccatccttctaatttttgtagatgcATTTGTAAAGCAAGTTaatcctgccctgacctaatgaccttacacaactttgtatcgtctgcaaaaatagaaatgttgctatttaatccttgctctaagtcattaataaaaatataaaaaagaacagggCACAGtagtgatccctgggggactccattgATTACCATTGTCCAATCTGAGCATGATttgtttactactactcgttgctccctgtcttttatccagttatttatccataacatttaacattttcagctattgccAGTCCCTTACTTTTGTTGATTAATCTCTGGTGTGGCACATGCAAATACAAAGATGTATAGGAACGCCTTTAGATGTATTTCCTGCTACTAATAAAGTTTATCCCTCAAGGTAAACAAAGTAATAAGTGTGTTTGTAATAGTAATTAGCAGCGCTTAGAGCAcggaaataaaatatattaaaagaatgttcaacaaaatgaatttatttaaaggtTAAGTaacctgttataaaaaaaaaaacaataaaattgaataaaaaaatattatatttgtacCAATGTAGTAATagataagggacgtctccccaaataaaGATATCAGTTTAAAAATAATGAGGAACCTCAATAGAACGGATTGATATTTAAGGACAGACAGGTGTTCCAAACCTGGCATAAAGTGAATATAGAGTAGCCTAAACCATTTAAAACATTGTTCCTaaacaatacaaatattatttaaaaataatacctTTTATTACTGACTTTAATCACGATAAATGATTGACCCCATCATAGGGGATAAAGTAGTAGAACATCcgaaaataatatatagaaaagcaaaaaatttaaaaagcctgctagctcccagtgacttgaaaaaatttaaaaacaagaaCATTCAGTTAAATTTAAAGGGGAATCATCTGAATGGATTTTTTCCATGTTTTAGCTGCAGAGCTTGTAAGTACAGTAgcaaacaaaaaactataaaatcaGAAATAAATAACTATACATTCAAGATCAATGACACAATCAGATGCCAGGATAAAGGTGTGATCTATGCTATCCAGTGCTCATGTAAAAAAATCTATATAGGTAAAACGACTAGAACATTctgggaaagaataagggaacatctatctTGTATAGACAGGGGTAATCTAGACCCATATATCTATCGTCATTTCAGAGAGGTACATAATAATAACCTTAAAGACTTCCAATATTGGGGAATCAAAAAAATTCAACCCGAGTGGCAAGGTGGAAACTGGGAAaataagttgcttaaaactgaGGCAGAAATTATCTATCAATTAGACACCCTCCAACCAGGGGGTCTTAATTCAGAAATTGATATCTCTCCATTTCTGTGATACACAAAACTCAACCCTcgtttattcatacatacatatataaatttaaatatatcaaattttatattttttctattcaTCATGTTTTTTTCTATTCATCACATTTTTATTCATTTCATATCATGATTCATTCTTTAgtataaatgttaccatttttctTAGCTTTAGCTTCTCTGTGTATATATTAGTATGTACTAATTGGAAGGAAACTACATCAAAGTCATTTTTAGAAAGTTAGGTATTctacaataatattttatttagaataatGATAAGCTAACGCCTTTCAAAATGAAGAACtacgtttttttttaatccttgttaAAGTAATAACATGAATCCTCCTTAAAAGAAATCCACCTTTAGAGAAAGAAAATCGTCTCAGgtggaaaccccccccccaacaggtgAATTTCATCCAATCAGAAAGGGAGTAAGGCCTATATAGGTCTAAGAGTGAGTAGTATATGTATTCGTGATAAAGCCCtgaggggtgaaacgcgttgaataagATTGACTACTACACTctactgacttatttatcatttgtCAATAACTTTGCTGCTTACAGCATCCACTTTTACCCATAAACTTGGATGCAAGTTATTCAGTTCTGGGATATACCAAACGGAACTGTCATTCATAATTCTCTCTCCTAAGGGCATCAGGGAGACTGAGAGGATCATCAAATAGATTGCGGCTAAAAAGGCTTGGAATCGTGCAAGCGGGACGTGACCTCTGACCTCTAATACACAGAGGGGAGTCAGGTGACTATACACGCCACCGGAGCCCTGCCGACGATCCACTTCAAACAGCACAACAGAAGGAAGAAGAAAAACACAAGCGGTTGCAACCGAAAAATAAAGTAAGGTACCATCTTCTTATTATTTGCATATCGTATACATTTGGGAGTATACATCAGCCGTTTAGGCACTGATTTCAAACAGACACTGTTATACATTGCACTATTCCCTTGTATGCGGTAAAAACCACCAAGACTGTGTTAGAATCTGAATTTCAGAGCCAAAAAAGCGGATAGAGGGgctttataaaaaaacataaaatacacctCAAAAACCCTTTGTGTCTCAAGCTTGGAGGGTTAAAAGCTTGCTGCAGAAACTTTATAACACAAAGCAGTACATCTGCCTGAGATATTGATCTAAATAGCTGCAATTCTTTAAGAATTGTATCAAACCAGCTCAAATAATATAATTTCTTGGAACAG
This genomic window contains:
- the LOC128645832 gene encoding uncharacterized protein LOC128645832, giving the protein MTDSRFRGESLHFCVGIFAVGAGAFLLAVHHYSASSSTSVIPNNALGVLLLILAAVLAYTGVRKSQGNISLSVTFCWTVSSLWCGSGINFILTGSDVITITDLKDAMVPGLAAFTLGLLIIGIVGIIHNEAVIALMAIALSLSAIHEIAMFYNSSFGSSAIACNYLIVTLIGAYFVVGRVFYIVSKTQVNLPGTGIAKGKATKQTVTKGTNKKECAITCLILNMVAASVFGCKLLGITSVLFVGQVSWLWTAGVYQTGLCILSYRSYSMLDATVFAFFSILRFAEGYSLLYRNLNIDQPNFPLPFFVVFAVLFFILSLFSSIKSLIDSMYLLFFVAYCIALACSPQAFFHQGSQGVNIAIYVASGIVMLIKLYNIKSSKKIPTGKGVIKKLFRQNNFFKLRQEKDLYNPFLGTSKYIDAEVLAHACSVLAAFAITMPGDPGTPLMTVILPWVVVAGGIYNLICGSIAFSRGKTLESCAFTLYGIMWIIWGITRYGGLYGSNRGFNTAVGIICFMLFNTFIIFSTLFTSKAWFIYSLTFQLILISFLLDAVNALPFGYDIGVTIIFGLASFYCFLATLFNSFFEGPQIPVGSAFIKISGVSNDKSKCPHLISSRTSSVRQIAEIMKNGGICGIPTDTVYVLVAACNQPDAVEKAYKTKRQAQDRPMSLWISSLQQLEAAKHLFSPLLWDFMQAAWPSSISLVIPRGEWLDVLGAKDSSKYIGTPQSIAIRIPDCAVTTHLIDMVGPIAVTSANPSGEADTTHHNQVYAKLGDKVDGVLCDGASPENIASTVVDCTKLESGNVGFFRVGIVPKSQVLNILQQVQQKHKLGYDNDAFTADEIPGQSNASSDKQNPILNKDSEDSGHKAYVNNGFTMHDEETKP